The genome window CGCGCTCATTGGGGGCTGGCCGAACAGGAGGCCCGGTGAACTTAATCTGTTTTGTTAGGTTGAAGAAGTCCACGTCGAACGGCCGCCGGTCAAGGACCTGGAACTGGACCAGGTGTAGGTGAATGGGGTGCGTGTCCCCCGTGAGGTTGATCAGGCGCCAGATCTCAGTCGTGTTGAGCTTCGGCATCTGCGAGATGGGCTCATCAAAGTGCTTTCCATCGAGCATCAACATGATGGGGTTGTCGTTTGCGTCCAGAAGTTCTTCGAGGGTCAAATCCCTCACCGCCGACTGTCTAGGGAGGTCGGTGATGTCTGGCAGCTTCGACGGCAGAGAACTGGTGTCCATGCCCGAAAGCGGCAGGGTCACTCTGAACTGCATGATTTCAGGAAGAGGAGCTTCGTCAGCCGAGGGGTCAAATACCCCTCCAAATGGCGAGGGCGCGTTGTTTTGGAGGACAAAATATTTCCCCTCATGGCCCGAGAAGTCAATGATGACATCAGCGCGTTCTGCCGACCCGAGCAGGATTTCGTTGAGCGCCACCAGCTCGGGCAGGAACCCGCCCTCATTCCCGATCTGGTTGAACACTGGTCCAAAAGCCGCCGGGTCGAGGATAATGCCACCCGCCGTGCTCTCGAGGAGCTTCAGGTTAAGGAACCGGGCGTTACAGCCGTTCAAGAACCGGAAACGGTACTTCCTCGGCTCCACGTTCAAAAACGGCCAGACCTTACCGTTCACCAGGGAGGTATCCCCAAAGAACTCCGGCACCCAAATTGGAGGCACAGGAGGTGGGGCGCCTTGACCTGTATTCGGGTAAAACAGGGAGCCGTCATTGTTGAACGACCGATCCTGGATCACGAGCGGAATCTCGTAGGCTCCGCTGGGGAGGTTGAGGCTGTCCTCTTCGCCATCTCGGATCAGATAGAAGCCGGCAAGCCCCGCGTAAACGTTCAGGCGCGTGATGGCGAGCGCGTGATCGTGGAACCAGAGCGTGGTTGCCCGCTGGCTGTTAGGATAGTCGAAGATTTTGAAGTTGCCGGGTAGGAACCAGTCATTAGGACCACCATCGTTTTCTGGCCGTACGTGACCACCGTGCAGGTGTACAACAGCGCGGGAAGCGTTCGTTTCAGCACCAGCGAGGGTATTGTCCACCGGCAGGAAATGGGTTGCGGGAAGGCTGTTGATCCATTTGACCTGGACTGGCTCGCCGGTCCGTGCCTCGATGGTTGCGCTGGGGTAGCTGCCATTGTACCCCCACACCTTCGTAGGAGCGAGGTGGCGATGCAGCTTCTGCTTGAACTGCATCATTGCAACCTCGTAGTAGGCGGCTCCCCCAGCCACACCTGTGATGGGTTGCATCACGGGTGGCATGGGCAGCGGATCCACGAATCTCTGAAGGCTCCGGCCAAGAGTCTGCGCGAAGGCGGACGGGACGTTCCACTTCAAGGGCAAGAGAAGTCCCCCGCCAGCCAGCGCACCCATCTTTAGAAAATCTCGTCTGGTTGTCATTGCATGTCTCCTTCTGGTGTATCTTTCCAGTCATGACGGTCAACTGGCTTGGCCAGCTTTTCGATCATGTCGTGAACGGAGTCGGACTTAACTGTTTCCGAACGCCCGAACCTTGCCACACGCTCGACTCGAAATGGACAGGGGAAAACCGGTCGAAGGATTAGCGCAGCGCTTGGTGAGTTACCAGCGGCTGAGTCCTGCAGGAGGACATAGGGAGAGTAAGAACGCAGCGCGCTGGGTTCGCAGCGTTTCATTTTTTACTCTGATTCCAAGCTTTCCTGCCCCCGCCTTGGTTAAGGTGCGGGCGGAAGTCTTGGATTCGTTATCTGGCGAGCACGCGTCATGCCAAGCGATGTTGTTTACGTTTCGGCGGGCAATCCGCTGAAAAACGGCCACTAGGCAGATGCAGTAATCCCCGTTTCAGTACTTGCCAATGTGGAATTTCACACCAAGAGCATGCGCTGAAAGGCGCGGCGGCCGACGAACAGGGTGGGCCGTATCTAGAATTAGTTTAATTATTCAACAACGGAGAGGTGTCTGCTGTCAGCTACGCCCTAGTGCCCTGAGTCAGAAATTCGTCCAATAATTCTTCGAACGCGAATGCAAACCTTTGGGAGTGCGGGAGCTTGCTTGTCCTGAGCGAAGTCGAAGGGCTCCCGCCTTGCCCGTGGATGCTTGCCTCCGCGCCATCAGTGACTTAGAGCAGGAGCAAGCTCCTGCTGCGCTAAGGCGGCGGCAAGCCGCCGCACCCCAGAGGGCTCCGCTAATGCAACGAACTTCTGACTCAGGACACTAGAAGCCATCTCATAAATGCCTCAGGAGGATGACGAGGCAGCCGAGCTGGATCATGGCGAGGAAATTCTCTTCGTAGGATTCCCAGCGCACGACCAGCCGGCGGAAGTTGTACAGCCAAGCGAAAAGGCGCTCGATCTTCCAGCGGCGGCAGTAGCGGCGCAGGGCGCGGCCGTCTTGGGTTTTGCGTCGCCGGTTAGGTCGGTGCGGCGCCACCAGTTCGATGCCGTGATCTCGACGCAGTTGCTGATCGAGCGGGTCGCTGTCGTAGGCCGCGTCGCCGATCATCTTTTCTGGCTTGGCGCGGACGAAACGCTGTGCGAGTGTGGCTTCGACGAGTTGCGTTTCATGCGGCGAAGCGCTGGCGAGGCTGCAGGCGACAGGAAGACCATGGCGGTCTGCGATCGCCATGATTTTGCCGCCTTTGCCGCGGCGAGTTGGGCCGACAGCAGCGCCCCTTTTTTGGCCGGGGTGAAGCTGGCGTCGATGAACGTCTCCGACAAATCCAGCTTGCCCCGGTCGCGTAAGTCTTCGGCCAGTCGGCGCAAGATGCCGGTCAG of Candidatus Acidiferrales bacterium contains these proteins:
- a CDS encoding IS5 family transposase, coding for MAIADRHGLPVACSLASASPHETQLVEATLAQRFVRAKPEKMIGDAAYDSDPLDQQLRRDHGIELVAPHRPNRRRKTQDGRALRRYCRRWKIERLFAWLYNFRRLVVRWESYEENFLAMIQLGCLVILLRHL
- a CDS encoding multicopper oxidase, which encodes MTTRRDFLKMGALAGGGLLLPLKWNVPSAFAQTLGRSLQRFVDPLPMPPVMQPITGVAGGAAYYEVAMMQFKQKLHRHLAPTKVWGYNGSYPSATIEARTGEPVQVKWINSLPATHFLPVDNTLAGAETNASRAVVHLHGGHVRPENDGGPNDWFLPGNFKIFDYPNSQRATTLWFHDHALAITRLNVYAGLAGFYLIRDGEEDSLNLPSGAYEIPLVIQDRSFNNDGSLFYPNTGQGAPPPVPPIWVPEFFGDTSLVNGKVWPFLNVEPRKYRFRFLNGCNARFLNLKLLESTAGGIILDPAAFGPVFNQIGNEGGFLPELVALNEILLGSAERADVIIDFSGHEGKYFVLQNNAPSPFGGVFDPSADEAPLPEIMQFRVTLPLSGMDTSSLPSKLPDITDLPRQSAVRDLTLEELLDANDNPIMLMLDGKHFDEPISQMPKLNTTEIWRLINLTGDTHPIHLHLVQFQVLDRRPFDVDFFNLTKQIKFTGPPVRPAPNERGRKDTVRANPAEVTRIKALFDIAGKYVWHCHILEHEDNDMMRPYEVVP